One genomic segment of Pyruvatibacter mobilis includes these proteins:
- a CDS encoding ABC transporter six-transmembrane domain-containing protein: MTVVGPVADRSELILGRIKARRWQIAFTYFLTLLENGFTLVYPWAIGLAINGLITDAHEMIAPLVVIWITHIAVGGLRQVYDTNLFSRLYASIASDIVMVQKAQGEEVSEISARVDMAYEIADFMEEDVPRIMAAMAGLLGGVAMLFFYDLVAGAIMAFLLVPVGIINAVMGSKALRFSRNFNNEFERQVDIIDEGRRRPVLLHFGRLAQWRIRLSNADAASWTLAEGLALIATVLVLFQVASQPGVLAGTIFASIAYVLRVIESMDEIPGTVQNVMHLIDIRSRISNADKAD, translated from the coding sequence ATGACCGTCGTCGGCCCAGTCGCGGACCGATCTGAACTCATCCTCGGGCGCATAAAAGCCCGCCGCTGGCAGATCGCCTTCACCTATTTCCTCACCCTGCTCGAAAACGGCTTCACGCTCGTTTATCCATGGGCAATTGGTCTGGCCATCAATGGCCTGATTACCGATGCCCACGAGATGATCGCCCCGCTCGTGGTGATCTGGATCACCCACATAGCTGTTGGCGGCCTCCGGCAGGTCTACGACACGAACCTGTTTTCCCGCCTATATGCGAGCATCGCCTCCGACATCGTGATGGTGCAGAAGGCCCAGGGCGAGGAAGTCAGCGAAATCTCCGCCCGCGTAGATATGGCCTACGAAATCGCGGACTTCATGGAAGAAGACGTGCCGCGGATCATGGCCGCAATGGCGGGTCTTCTCGGCGGCGTCGCCATGCTGTTCTTCTATGACCTTGTGGCAGGCGCCATCATGGCCTTTCTGCTGGTGCCTGTTGGCATCATAAACGCCGTCATGGGCAGCAAGGCTCTTCGCTTCAGCCGCAACTTCAATAACGAATTCGAACGTCAGGTGGACATCATTGACGAAGGACGGCGCCGGCCCGTTCTGCTGCATTTCGGGCGGCTAGCCCAATGGCGCATCCGGTTGTCAAACGCGGATGCCGCCAGCTGGACGCTGGCGGAAGGCCTGGCCCTTATTGCGACCGTCCTCGTCCTGTTTCAGGTCGCCTCTCAGCCTGGCGTGCTGGCCGGCACCATTTTCGCCAGCATCGCTTATGTACTGCGCGTCATCGAAAGCATGGATGAGATCCCGGGTACCGTGCAGAACGTCATGCACCTGATCGATATACGAAGCCGCATCAGCAATGCCGACAAGGCAGACTGA
- a CDS encoding glutathione S-transferase N-terminal domain-containing protein, producing MIDLYTWTTPNGRKVSIMLEETGLDYAAHPVNLQMQEQFKPEFLLISPNNRIPAIIDQDAEGGPVSVFESGAILIYLAEKTGQFLPASGAARAKVLEWLMWQMSGVGPMMGQASHFINSAPEQIPYAINRYLEESARLIRLLDDQLAEREFVAGEYSIADMAIYPWVSAGFEAIRNAKPDMVGDAANCVRWIDALKARPAVAKGMAVPEV from the coding sequence ATGATCGATCTTTATACGTGGACGACACCGAATGGGCGCAAGGTGTCCATCATGCTGGAGGAAACCGGGCTTGATTACGCAGCCCATCCGGTCAATCTCCAGATGCAGGAGCAATTCAAGCCGGAGTTCCTCCTTATCAGTCCCAATAACCGCATCCCGGCCATTATTGATCAGGATGCGGAAGGCGGGCCGGTCTCCGTGTTCGAATCCGGTGCGATCCTGATCTATCTGGCGGAGAAGACCGGTCAATTTCTGCCTGCAAGCGGCGCTGCGCGGGCAAAGGTTCTGGAATGGCTTATGTGGCAAATGAGTGGCGTGGGGCCGATGATGGGGCAGGCCAGCCACTTCATCAATTCGGCACCTGAACAGATTCCCTACGCAATCAACCGTTACCTCGAAGAGAGCGCGCGGCTGATCAGGCTCTTGGATGATCAACTCGCGGAACGTGAGTTTGTGGCCGGGGAATACTCCATCGCCGACATGGCCATTTATCCCTGGGTCTCGGCAGGCTTTGAGGCAATCCGCAATGCGAAACCCGACATGGTTGGGGACGCGGCCAATTGCGTGCGCTGGATCGACGCTCTGAAGGCGCGCCCGGCGGTTGCCAAGGGTATGGCGGTACCTGAAGTGTGA
- a CDS encoding SEL1-like repeat protein — protein MARVELDDLKRFELAAEKGTSGALYNLGLIFSVGKGVEPDFVTAHKWFNLAAMRGSVEAKAQRKELANMMSPAEIAEAQRQAREWMACHA, from the coding sequence ATGGCCCGTGTGGAACTGGACGACCTGAAGCGGTTTGAACTGGCTGCCGAGAAAGGCACTAGCGGAGCGCTTTATAATCTCGGGCTCATTTTTTCTGTGGGCAAGGGTGTAGAGCCGGATTTTGTAACGGCGCATAAATGGTTCAATCTGGCTGCCATGCGCGGTTCGGTGGAAGCCAAGGCGCAGCGCAAGGAACTGGCGAACATGATGTCCCCGGCGGAGATCGCCGAGGCTCAGCGGCAGGCCCGTGAATGGATGGCCTGCCACGCCTGA
- the gatB gene encoding Asp-tRNA(Asn)/Glu-tRNA(Gln) amidotransferase subunit GatB, with product MAEAESKLVEGATGPWEVIIGIECHAQVASKSKLFSGAATEFGADANTQVSLVDAAMPGMLPVLNEYCVEQAVRTGLGLNSKINKRSVFARKNYFYPDLPQGYQISQFELPIVGEGEIVLDLAEGVQRTVGIERLHLEQDAGKSLHDQDPALSFVDLNRSGVALMEIVSKPDMRSAEEAQAFLKKLRTIVRYLGTCDGNMEQGSMRGDINVSVRRPGGELGTRCEIKNVNSFRFVGQAVEYEVGRQIDLIEDGGEVLQETRLFDPKTGQTRSMRSKEEAHDYRYFPDPDLLPLELTDEFIDSIRATLPEMPDQKKARFVEQFGLKPYDAGVLAGDKASSDFFEQVAEGRDARVAANWVTSELFGALNKLGKDIDESPVSAEQLGELIDLISDNTISGRIAKDVFEIMLETGDAPGKIVEDKGLKQVTDTGAIEAIVDEILAANPDKVAEAKEKPKLAGWFVGQVMKASQGKANPAMVNEILAKKLGG from the coding sequence ATGGCGGAAGCAGAATCCAAGCTTGTCGAGGGCGCAACGGGCCCGTGGGAAGTCATCATCGGCATCGAATGCCATGCGCAGGTGGCGTCCAAGTCAAAGCTGTTCTCGGGTGCGGCGACCGAGTTTGGCGCTGATGCCAATACGCAAGTGAGCCTTGTCGATGCCGCCATGCCGGGCATGCTGCCGGTGCTAAATGAGTATTGTGTTGAGCAAGCGGTGCGGACCGGACTTGGGTTGAACTCCAAGATCAACAAGCGGTCCGTCTTTGCCCGGAAGAACTATTTCTATCCGGATTTGCCGCAGGGTTATCAGATTTCCCAGTTCGAACTGCCGATTGTCGGCGAGGGCGAAATCGTGCTCGACCTGGCGGAAGGTGTACAACGCACTGTCGGCATCGAGCGGCTGCATCTGGAGCAGGATGCGGGCAAGAGCCTGCATGATCAGGACCCGGCATTGTCGTTTGTGGACCTCAACCGGTCCGGGGTGGCGCTGATGGAAATCGTGTCAAAGCCCGACATGCGGTCCGCGGAGGAAGCGCAGGCCTTCCTCAAGAAGCTGCGGACGATTGTGCGCTATCTGGGCACATGTGACGGCAACATGGAGCAGGGCTCCATGCGTGGGGACATCAACGTCTCTGTGCGGCGACCGGGCGGTGAGCTTGGGACGCGCTGTGAGATCAAGAACGTCAACTCGTTCCGTTTTGTCGGTCAGGCTGTCGAGTATGAAGTCGGCCGCCAGATTGACCTGATCGAAGATGGCGGTGAGGTCCTGCAGGAGACGCGGCTGTTTGACCCGAAGACCGGGCAGACCAGGTCCATGCGCTCGAAAGAAGAGGCGCATGATTATCGCTACTTCCCGGATCCGGATTTATTGCCGCTTGAACTGACAGATGAGTTTATTGACAGCATCCGCGCAACTCTGCCGGAAATGCCGGACCAGAAGAAGGCACGCTTCGTTGAGCAGTTCGGGCTCAAGCCCTATGACGCCGGCGTGCTAGCCGGGGACAAGGCCTCTTCCGATTTCTTCGAACAGGTGGCGGAGGGCCGCGATGCGCGTGTTGCTGCCAACTGGGTGACCAGCGAACTCTTCGGGGCGCTCAACAAGCTAGGCAAGGATATTGACGAGAGCCCTGTGTCTGCTGAGCAGCTGGGCGAACTCATCGACCTCATCTCTGACAACACGATTTCCGGCCGCATCGCCAAGGATGTGTTTGAGATCATGCTGGAAACGGGCGATGCGCCCGGCAAGATCGTCGAAGACAAGGGTCTCAAGCAGGTGACCGACACGGGCGCTATCGAGGCAATCGTTGACGAGATTCTTGCGGCCAATCCTGACAAGGTGGCGGAGGCGAAGGAGAAGCCCAAGCTAGCCGGCTGGTTTGTCGGCCAGGTAATGAAAGCCAGCCAGGGCAAGGCTAACCCGGCCATGGTCAACGAAATCCTGGCCAAGAAGCTCGGCGGATGA
- the tesB gene encoding acyl-CoA thioesterase II, which produces MPDQVEDLLNLLDLEPIEVNLFRGQSPADSWQRVFGGQVIGQALVAAQRTVEEDRHCHSLHAYFIRPGDPKVPIVYEVDRSRDGRSFTTRRVIAIQHGKQIFNMAASFQVREEGFDHQFPMPDVPGPEDLPTELSMREAVVDRVPKSMRDRFLRPRPIELRFVEPPSYFDAEKRDPISHVWFRAVSPMTDNVALNQCVLAYASDMTLLDTCINPHGVTWMDGKVQSASLDHAMWFHRPFKADEWMLYAQDAPSASFARGFNRGNIFTRDGTLIASVTQEGLIRPR; this is translated from the coding sequence ATGCCGGATCAGGTCGAAGACCTACTCAACCTGCTCGATCTCGAGCCCATCGAGGTCAATCTCTTCCGCGGGCAGAGCCCGGCGGATTCCTGGCAGCGTGTGTTCGGGGGACAGGTGATTGGCCAGGCCCTGGTGGCTGCTCAGCGTACCGTTGAGGAAGACCGGCATTGCCATTCGTTGCATGCCTACTTCATCCGGCCGGGCGATCCCAAGGTTCCCATCGTCTATGAGGTGGATCGATCGCGCGATGGCCGCAGCTTCACCACGCGGCGTGTCATTGCCATTCAGCACGGCAAGCAGATCTTCAATATGGCGGCCTCCTTCCAGGTGAGGGAAGAAGGGTTCGATCATCAGTTTCCCATGCCGGACGTTCCGGGTCCGGAGGACCTGCCGACCGAACTATCCATGCGTGAAGCCGTGGTAGACCGAGTGCCCAAGAGCATGCGGGACCGCTTCCTGCGGCCGCGGCCGATTGAACTGCGCTTTGTAGAGCCGCCCAGCTACTTTGATGCCGAGAAGCGGGACCCCATCAGCCATGTCTGGTTCCGCGCTGTGTCGCCGATGACGGACAACGTCGCGCTGAACCAATGCGTGCTTGCTTACGCGTCGGACATGACCTTGCTGGATACGTGCATCAACCCGCATGGCGTGACGTGGATGGACGGCAAGGTCCAGTCTGCATCGCTGGACCACGCCATGTGGTTCCACCGGCCGTTCAAGGCGGATGAGTGGATGCTGTATGCCCAGGACGCGCCGTCAGCCTCGTTCGCACGCGGGTTTAATCGCGGCAACATCTTCACCCGCGATGGGACCCTCATTGCATCGGTGACGCAGGAAGGGCTCATCCGTCCGCGCTAG
- a CDS encoding GbsR/MarR family transcriptional regulator, whose amino-acid sequence MTSDKENAAEEFVEVMGLVLQGDGLSRTAGRIMAMLVLMDRPAGLDEIADYLQVSRSGVSTNTRELERMGVIRRTTRPGDRQYYFEMVNDSLSPLLTRHLERMSRAVDTIRRAASALPENWGKAHERLDRLDRFYSFAIDKTEYLIKEFELSEQEDDAAEDATPPLPEAADGR is encoded by the coding sequence GTGACATCCGATAAGGAGAACGCGGCGGAGGAATTCGTCGAAGTGATGGGACTCGTCCTGCAGGGGGATGGCCTTTCACGCACAGCAGGTAGAATCATGGCGATGCTGGTCCTGATGGACCGCCCCGCCGGCCTGGATGAAATCGCCGACTATCTACAGGTGAGCCGCTCCGGCGTCTCGACCAACACGCGCGAACTTGAGCGCATGGGCGTCATCCGGCGCACCACCCGCCCCGGCGACCGGCAATACTATTTTGAGATGGTGAATGACTCGCTGAGCCCTCTGCTCACACGTCACCTTGAGCGCATGTCCCGAGCCGTTGACACCATCCGCCGGGCTGCATCCGCGCTGCCGGAGAATTGGGGCAAGGCCCATGAGAGGCTGGACCGTCTGGATCGTTTCTATTCGTTCGCCATCGACAAGACCGAATACCTGATCAAGGAATTCGAACTGTCGGAGCAGGAAGACGACGCGGCCGAGGACGCGACGCCCCCTCTTCCGGAGGCAGCTGACGGACGCTAG